A stretch of Carya illinoinensis cultivar Pawnee chromosome 14, C.illinoinensisPawnee_v1, whole genome shotgun sequence DNA encodes these proteins:
- the LOC122295047 gene encoding protein MAINTENANCE OF PSII UNDER HIGH LIGHT 1 — MACASQAVMAAANTCTFPTQRWFNNKYQSVSKVRTSSLFTVKASTEETDCNVEECAPDKEVGKVSMEWLAGEKTKVVGTFPPRKQGWTGYVEKDTAGQTNIYSVEPAVYVAESAISSGTAGTSSDGAENTAAIAGGLALISIAAASTVLLQVGKSPPQVLTVEYSGPSLSYYVNKFKPQEIIQASAPNQTESLSSVREDIPDMEAPQIDVNSQIQPES; from the exons ATGGCATGTGCTTCACAAGCAGTGATGGCTGCAGCCAACACCTGCACCTTCCCAACGCAAAGGTGGTTCAACAACAAGTACCAGAGTGTGAGTAAAGTACGGACTTCCAGCCTCTTCACTGTCAAGGCTTCCACTGAAGAAACTGACTGCAATGTTGAAGAATGTGCTCCTGATAAGGAG GTCGGGAAGGTCAGCATGGAGTGGTTAGCAGGGGAGAAGACCAAAGTGGTAGGAACATTTCCACCTCGCAAACAGGGTTGGACAGGTTATGTTGAGAAAGACACTGCTGGGCAAACAAACATATATTCAGTTGAG CCGGCAGTTTACGTGGCAGAAAGTGCAATCAGCTCCGGTACTGCTGGTACTTCTTCCGATGGAGCTGAGAACACTGCAGCAATTGCTGGTGGCCTTGCCCTCATCTCTATTGCTGCAGCTTCAACGGTACTCCTTCAAGTTGGTAAAAGCCCACCTCAAGTGCTGACGGTAGAATACTCTGGGCCATCGCTAAGTTACTATGTCAACAAGTTTAAACCTCAAGAAATTATTCAAGCCTCGGCACCAAACCAGACTGAATCACTCTCATCAGTTCGGGAAGATATTCCTGACATGGAAGCCCCCCAGATTGATGTCAACTCCCAAATTCAGCCTGAGTCGTGA